Genomic segment of Apostichopus japonicus isolate 1M-3 chromosome 8, ASM3797524v1, whole genome shotgun sequence:
atatatatatatatatatatatatatatatatatatatatatattttttatttttatatttttatatgtattttttttattttttttagccATCATTTATTGTTCATCTTTTGCAACAACACcatttattccatatttttcCTTAAAGTACATAAACGCAAACATTCTGCATTAAAACCTTAATGCATATAAACCAAACAGTAATGGCATCAGAGCAACCACTattcttcaaataaaaatgggTAAGTACTAAAAGTGGCCTTTAAGGTCTGGAACGGAAACGGCCCACGTAACTTGTTCTTATGTAATTAATGTTCCCCTTGTAGTTGAAATTTGGACTTATACAAAAATTCGTTTACAATTAACGTACCGATGCAACTTTTCACTACATAGCATGTACGTCTTTCTTTTGATGCACATATTTTCTAAACTctgtgttgttttcatttcatatatgaTAAACTAATCTTAGAAATTTCCGCCTGAGATGATCTATAGACAGATTGTGGAGCGGCCATGCACTTCCCGTGTACATTTCGTAAAGTGAACAATTGGATAACGAAATTTGACTGAACATCATGAATATAAGAGTAAGCAAACAGAGATGCTCCTGCAGCTACACATGTACTGGTTCCAGCTGCTCAACAGAATTCTTCTCTGAAGTGTAAATCATATTAAGTATATCAAAACCAATATAGGTAGACCGTCAATTTTGTATCGTAATGTTTATATCACCAAATAAATTTAACACGTTTCACTTAACCCGAAGGCCAATATGTGTTAACCACCTATAACTTTGAATCATTGTTTGGTTATTTCATGTTCCTGTTCTTCACCCATAATAAATAACAACTTTTACAGCTGAAAATTAAATACAAGAACATGTATAAAGCGCATGCATGTACAATATTATGATACGATACAAACTTCAAAGTGTATACTAATAAACCCCCATTGTGTGATTCAAATTTAAATGtagtttcatatttcattatttgtggCACAGATATAGGACAAGgtcataaacaaacaaaaaattaactaGGAGTAATTTGTTATCGctttatttcaaagttttgcaCCGTGGTGTTGCCCACAATGAACTGAAAGCAGCCAAATAGAACTAATTTAACAacagatttaatattaattatttgtgTTCCGTTTGGTACATAGGCCACTAGATTGTAACTCTCTCGCGGAACCAGTATGATGTCTATAAATCCGACTTATTGTGCTTTACCAAATGACTCTAACAGAATATAGAACAGATCATATAGTATTTATTAATATGGGCTGTGTTTGGACAGGATCAAACAGAACCAGAATCTAAGAAAATATGGGGAATTACAGAGTTACAAGTTATAAGATATAGGACTCCTAGCTCAATGGCTGATTTCAAGCTGAATGTTTACAATAAATTCAGTATaaaaggaaaatgaaactgaGATAAACTCATTCCTTAATCTGAGTACCGCATACCGGTATAAGAAGAAACAAGAGATCAGTTATTAAATTTAACTGATGAAACTATTCCATCATGCATTCGATGCAACTTTTAACTACATAGCATGTACGTCTTTCGtttgattttcaaaattctGTGTTGATGTGCATCTCATATTTGATAAACTAATCTTAGAAATTTCCGCCTGAGATAATCTGTAGACAGTTTATGAAGCGGCCATGCACTTCCCGTGTACAAGTTTTATAATTAATGATTGGATAATGAAATGTGGCTTAACATCATGAATATAAGAATTAGCAAAGAAAGATGCTCCTGCAGCTACACATGTGTTGTATCAAGCAGTTCAACAGAATTCTTCTATGAAGGTGTAAATCACATATCAAAACCAATTAACATAGACCATCAAAATTTAATATCGAGATGTTTCAATATCACCAAATAAACTCAACACGTTTCACTTAACCTGATCGTCAATATGTGTTAACCACCTTTAACTTTGAATCATTATTTGGTTATTTCATGATCCTGTTCTTCACTCATTCAAGCACTTCTACAGCTGAATATCAAAGTCAATAAAATGTAAGTTAACGCATGTGAGATATTATGATACGATACACACTTTAATTTGTATACTAGTAATCTACCATTCTGTGATACACATTCAAATGtagtttcatatttcattatttgtggCACAGATATAGGATATGGTCTTAAACAGAACTTTAACTAGGAGTAAGTTGTAATCGCTTTAATTCATAGTTTTGCACCGTGGTGTTGCCCACGTGAACTGAAAGCAGTCAAATAGAACTAACTTAACAACAgatgtaatattaaatatttgtttctgtttgataCATAGGCCACTAGATTGTAATTCTTCCGCGGGAACCAGTATGATGTCTAAAAATCCGACTTATTGTGCTTAACCAAATGAGTCTAACAGAATATAGAACACAGCAGATAAGTATTTATTGATATGGGCTGTTTTTAGACAGAAGCAAAAAGCACCACAGAATTATACAAGAGTGGGTGGGGGATCACAGAGTTACAAGTTATAATATACAGGACTCCTAGCTCAATGATCGTAAGACAGTACAAGCATGGAACATATTTATGAGTTAACGATGTTGAAAAAActtctttattttctgtaatacaTTTCCattactttcatttttctttctcatttctGTGTACGTAGTCTTACATTTTTCAAATGGATCGAATCCTGGTTCGGCAAGAAGCTGTAGTGTTTCTGCTTTCTGGCGCACTTCTTCTAGTTGTTCTTTGCGATCTTTCCACCCCGGTAACATCTTGGATTCCTCCGACATAATCATAATGTCAATGTATTCTACAGTTGACAATGGGTTTGGCTTCAGTGCAATTTCCTTCAAACGTTCCAGACTCTTCCTTACCTCATCCGTGTAAAAGAGCACCTTGAGCTGTACCAAATCAAAATCCTCCATGACTTTATTTACCAGCTCCTCCGCAGTTAACTTTTTGCCACTCGCTGCCTTGTACCTGGCTTTCAAATCTTCTGACGTCTTAAGCTTCttaactggcacaataacacaTCTGTATGTCATGTTTTTGTGAACGTTCCAAAAGCAGTGTTTAGGACACACCGTGCAAAATCCTTTAGTTATGTCCATTGCGGCACAACTCTTCTTCTGCTCATCATCGGGGATGAAACATGGATAATGGCAGGTGTAGTTACATGTCAGGCAGTTAGTAATAAAAGTGCCAGTGGGGATGTCCTCCAATTTCACCGTGTCTTCAGTAACAGTGAATGTAAAATCCTTGTTCATCTCAATGTCAACTTCGTGCCTGTGTAGAACATCTACTTCAATTCGAAGCTGCTCAAGCTTAGTCAGTCCGGTCCTAATGTGCTGGTGTATGCCGGCGACATGCGTTTCCAGACTTTGGCGTTCATTCAACACATCTTGAGTAAGTGAAATACTCTTCGCTTGTGTGGTTTTGAGAGTCTTGAAAAACTTCAGAAAGCTTTTTTCGCCCATTTTCCaaaacatttcatcaaaatCGTTGTCATCGCTGTCTTCGCTGTTACTCCCTGACACGTTACCAGTTTTCGTAGGCATATGTTGGTGTCTGTTTCCTGATTCTTTTTCAGCATACAAAGCAGAATTATTGAATTTGAAGTAATCCTTTATAGGTATCGCTGCCATCTTTACACCCTCCAGAACAGGTGGTTTCTGTCCATCTGCAAATGTCACTAACAAGAAAATATTATCCGAAATATCTTTGCCAAAGAGTGACAAGACCTGATCGAAGATAAATTGCTGGGTTGGTGTCAATCGTGGTAATGACGCTTGAGTTACAAACCCGATAGCGTCGATGTGGTCTAACCCTTCGTCTCCCTGGGTTGTAAAGAAAGTGCGTACTTGCTTAGTGATCTCTTGATCCCGTTTAATGCCACTTGTGTCTCCAAACCCCGGAGTGTCGACTACTGTTAACGAATAAGGCACTTTAAAACCCTCTTGATGGTGAAGGGTGTAGGAAGTTATCCATCTCGTTTGGCTCTGAGCTTGGGTACGCTGTTTGGCTTCCTCTTCATCGACGATTAGTTGGAATCTAAAGTTGTCTTTCCAGTCTACGCCAAGCACATGGTTCACCAATCCGTTGATAAGGGTAGTTTTTCCAGCACCAGTTGCTCCAACTAccattatgactttttcggtaCTGACGTTGCAACTTTTTCCTAGTTCACACTTTCGAATTTTCTCCTCGTGATTGCTGAAAGTTTGATTCAATTTAAGACGATGCCTTGCTGGATTTCCTTTCTTTATCTGTTTGGAGTCAGCCAgcaatttttctttcataacTGTATTCGGTTTGGGCCTCAAAATATCACTGACTTCGCTTTCTTCTGTGTCTCCCTCTTCAAAACGTGCTTTAACTTTAAAGTTATAGCTTGAAGTTGCTCTTAGATTAGAGAATGTTGCCTCTTCTCCACTTTGAGGATCAATTTCCTTGGAAAATGTTCCCCCAGCAGATACATCGGTCACCGAGATCATGTAAGAACTAAACTGAGCGTTTGGGGCAATATCTTGGGGTTTTGACCACCGAACGACGACATCATTTGGCACTTGATGAAATGCATCTGGTTTGCCCGGTGCTGTTGCGGGGAGAGTTCGTGCGAAGGAACAGGAGCTCCACTTGCTAACTCCTATTTCGCATGCAGCTCTTACCTGAATTTCGTAGGCTTCGCCTGAC
This window contains:
- the LOC139971802 gene encoding uncharacterized protein; its protein translation is MDQTKIRSSKIPLHALGRQFSLGELYDCRSERIIARKSLWSSDVISKAFKTRTKRNTTHDILTNVTFDMKLKLFHVDNDLKASILTNLVSLSGSSKYLYDQVPSNIHEKVTLHFKCTTKFEELDIENLIKEKTLCPEVFTNGIGTHVVCGIQYGGEAFFVFDSLLSDECQGSSMSLQEAVAKLPKIKSDGTGRLSLPRELEEQTNGIRFKLYSDFPTPHCSNRYRDAGKLFNTLSHSVDGKRNPAVAVEYLLYPLLEMDSFAAYPVRHVSVNIVSQLENTNNHLNKLINDCSNMGSMAIIKKFPDVKRDIEEFLQLLRSYKQHLQEITGRIVTRIRTGSLRDIALETVLREKEESPFRQHQLDNWVQQKIVHLKILSHDVSKTARNTSNIDLPGTRSSQRPANKPQSLAKTTLSSVVDSQSSFATTPKSYSEDSCLPDRSSSGNVYNSDFIVCFHVNMDGKISLTKMMKSYLQYMKSGFLRKAVTVPVCTQSFENTLQKAEQFQDFVEANQLDGRLKFNFSENSDGSGKPDVYVTVMKNGTVIHQNYQAPSAPGCAKLVRSVNDKLEIKWSVPEFGSDGISNYEVLYKEVKGSCSSTVQVGDDSLEYTIRNLKSGEAYEIQVRAACEIGVSKWSSCSFARTLPATAPGKPDAFHQVPNDVVVRWSKPQDIAPNAQFSSYMISVTDVSAGGTFSKEIDPQSGEEATFSNLRATSSYNFKVKARFEEGDTEESEVSDILRPKPNTVMKEKLLADSKQIKKGNPARHRLKLNQTFSNHEEKIRKCELGKSCNVSTEKVIMVVGATGAGKTTLINGLVNHVLGVDWKDNFRFQLIVDEEEAKQRTQAQSQTRWITSYTLHHQEGFKVPYSLTVVDTPGFGDTSGIKRDQEITKQVRTFFTTQGDEGLDHIDAIGFVTQASLPRLTPTQQFIFDQVLSLFGKDISDNIFLLVTFADGQKPPVLEGVKMAAIPIKDYFKFNNSALYAEKESGNRHQHMPTKTGNVSGSNSEDSDDNDFDEMFWKMGEKSFLKFFKTLKTTQAKSISLTQDVLNERQSLETHVAGIHQHIRTGLTKLEQLRIEVDVLHRHEVDIEMNKDFTFTVTEDTVKLEDIPTGTFITNCLTCNYTCHYPCFIPDDEQKKSCAAMDITKGFCTVCPKHCFWNVHKNMTYRCVIVPVKKLKTSEDLKARYKAASGKKLTAEELVNKVMEDFDLVQLKVLFYTDEVRKSLERLKEIALKPNPLSTVEYIDIMIMSEESKMLPGWKDRKEQLEEVRQKAETLQLLAEPGFDPFEKCKTTYTEMRKKNESNGNVLQKIKKFFQHR